From one Myxococcus xanthus genomic stretch:
- a CDS encoding flagellar biosynthetic protein FliO — protein sequence MNAQRFVHSPRSRLLLAGALVLGLAVMGPVAGVSTTMAARWLLGVVALAVLGWWLHRRGAVVTGASTAPRLNVVSRAGLSQRCGVALVEVDGRSYLVAFGDAFAEIRETAAPAPEFGHVLAQARRPMPRSRTIRGRREGP from the coding sequence ATGAATGCACAGCGTTTCGTTCATTCGCCGCGCTCGCGCTTGCTGTTGGCGGGGGCACTGGTGCTGGGGTTGGCGGTGATGGGCCCGGTGGCTGGGGTGTCCACCACGATGGCCGCGCGGTGGCTGCTGGGCGTCGTGGCGCTGGCCGTGCTGGGGTGGTGGTTGCACCGGCGCGGCGCTGTCGTCACGGGCGCATCCACGGCCCCACGGCTGAACGTCGTATCGCGAGCGGGGCTCTCGCAGCGGTGCGGTGTTGCGCTCGTGGAGGTGGATGGGCGCAGCTACCTGGTGGCCTTCGGTGACGCGTTCGCGGAGATTCGCGAGACGGCAGCGCCTGCGCCGGAGTTCGGGCATGTCCTGGCGCAGGCCCGGCGGCCCATGCCCAGGTCCCGCACGATTCGGGGCCGGCGGGAGGGGCCATGA